Proteins encoded together in one Planctomyces sp. SH-PL14 window:
- a CDS encoding tetratricopeptide repeat protein yields the protein MRHISPDSTAWLRAARLAAVDNLQLGRDYDALAPLKALAAAFPDDAGVHQAISEVAFRAGDYRQALGEAQTARRLAPASTEICLLIADCLDNLDRSAEMVEPLRQALQLDPALLPAHLNLAYSLEKSGRPDDALPHAERFLAERPESVQGNKVLALVRRRQGRPEEALTAIQRSRRKDSSNVVLAILQAEILLDLTRPGDAFELLAPFDAGWGYEPRFARVFARVARSAGRAEAEGLERRLVDVRTTASTSSAEPDVVP from the coding sequence TTGCGGCACATCTCCCCCGATTCAACTGCTTGGCTGCGCGCCGCTCGACTCGCGGCGGTCGACAATCTCCAGCTCGGGCGCGACTACGACGCTCTCGCTCCTCTCAAGGCCCTGGCTGCGGCGTTCCCTGACGATGCCGGCGTGCATCAGGCGATCAGCGAGGTTGCCTTCCGGGCGGGCGACTACCGTCAGGCGCTCGGCGAAGCGCAGACCGCCCGGCGTCTCGCTCCGGCTTCAACGGAGATCTGCCTCCTGATCGCGGACTGCCTGGACAACCTGGATCGCTCCGCGGAGATGGTCGAGCCGCTCCGGCAGGCCCTTCAACTGGATCCGGCCCTTCTTCCCGCGCATCTCAATCTGGCTTACTCGCTGGAAAAAAGCGGCCGTCCGGACGACGCGCTGCCGCATGCCGAGCGGTTTCTGGCGGAACGGCCGGAGAGCGTGCAGGGGAACAAAGTGCTCGCCCTGGTTCGGCGGCGGCAGGGGAGACCGGAAGAGGCCTTAACGGCGATCCAGCGAAGCCGGCGGAAGGACTCCTCGAACGTCGTGCTGGCGATCCTGCAGGCGGAGATCCTCCTCGACCTCACGAGGCCGGGCGATGCCTTCGAGCTTCTCGCCCCCTTCGATGCCGGATGGGGATACGAGCCGCGGTTCGCCCGAGTGTTTGCCAGAGTGGCGCGTTCGGCGGGGCGGGCGGAGGCGGAGGGCTTGGAGCGCCGTCTGGTCGATGTCCGAACTACGGCTTCGACTTCGTCTGCCGAGCCGGATGTCGTACCGTAG
- a CDS encoding DUF1559 domain-containing protein yields the protein MRSSPSVSRWRLPLMGFTLIELLVVIAIIAVLVAILLPAVQQAREAARRSQCQNNLKQFGVALHSYHEAHGIFPQAKVYGTESQGSAWITGSGWSWRVMLLPYMDQTGLYSQIDMSEWIQTRTLNNTLALVRGKEIGGFFCPSDPTDKVRGGYAGTNYAAMAGAAVGTALDPFQGACGMAGLPTMADNSGGLNYKGRRIGEFLDGASNTLLVGEVYRGKSFYNLCGNADMTGQRCHRWIEESGWCSADTSRGPNNSLRDEIDWADQIAAGGRPGARPVSSTHAGGAGVLLADGSVKFASNEVDITMWRAMGSAAGKDIVKGGIE from the coding sequence ATGCGTTCGTCTCCTTCCGTATCGCGGTGGCGGCTGCCGCTGATGGGCTTCACTCTGATCGAGTTGCTGGTGGTCATCGCGATCATCGCAGTACTCGTGGCCATTCTCCTCCCGGCCGTGCAGCAGGCCCGCGAGGCGGCCCGTCGGTCGCAGTGCCAGAACAACCTCAAGCAGTTCGGAGTCGCTCTCCATAGCTATCACGAAGCCCACGGGATCTTCCCTCAGGCCAAGGTCTACGGGACCGAATCGCAGGGTTCCGCGTGGATCACCGGCAGCGGCTGGAGCTGGCGGGTGATGCTCCTGCCGTACATGGACCAGACGGGGCTGTACAGCCAGATCGACATGAGCGAGTGGATCCAGACCCGAACACTCAACAACACGTTGGCGCTTGTCCGCGGCAAGGAGATCGGGGGCTTCTTCTGTCCGTCCGATCCGACCGACAAGGTTCGAGGAGGCTACGCGGGAACGAACTACGCCGCCATGGCCGGAGCTGCCGTGGGAACGGCCCTAGACCCCTTCCAGGGAGCGTGCGGCATGGCCGGTCTGCCAACGATGGCCGACAACTCCGGAGGATTGAACTACAAGGGCCGCAGGATCGGTGAGTTTCTCGACGGGGCGAGCAACACCCTCCTGGTTGGCGAAGTCTACCGCGGAAAGTCTTTCTACAACCTGTGCGGTAACGCCGACATGACGGGCCAGCGCTGCCATCGCTGGATCGAAGAGTCCGGTTGGTGTTCCGCCGACACGTCTCGTGGCCCGAACAATTCGCTCCGCGATGAAATCGACTGGGCCGACCAGATCGCGGCCGGCGGACGTCCTGGCGCCCGTCCGGTCTCCAGCACGCATGCCGGCGGTGCAGGCGTTCTGCTGGCCGATGGATCGGTGAAGTTCGCCAGCAACGAAGTCGACATCACGATGTGGCGGGCCATGGGAAGTGCTGCCGGCAAAGACATCGTGAAAGGCGGCATAGAATAG
- a CDS encoding carbamoyltransferase: protein MTSILGISAFYHDSAAALVVDGEIVAAAQEERFSRVKHDADFPHRAVEYCLKEAGLTPADLSLVCFYEKPFRKFERLLETYLAYAPIGLRSFCRAMPVWLTKKLFLRRELSAALGHAYRRQFAFPEHHESHAASAFFPSPFESAAILTVDGVGEWATTTIGVGEGNRIRLLREIRFPHSLGLLYSAFTSYCGFRINSGEYKLMGLAPYGSPRYATAIRDQLIEVRDDGSFRLNLKFFRYCQGLVMTSPAFHRLFGGAPRTPEQPLSERQMDLAASIQEVLEDVLLRMARYAADLTGERNLCLAGGVALNCVANGRLLREGPFADVWVQPAAGDAGGALGAALFAWHHLLGEPRTANPRDSQKGSLLGPGVTEADARRCLDRVQAVYRSVPDDDELCRSVAESIAAGEVVGWVQGRMEFGPRALGSRSILGDARNPGMQSALNLKTKFRESFRPFAPSVLEHRAAEFFDWPAGRSSPYMMFVTGVRDRPAVARVDDCSLPPLERLRGTGAALPAVTHVDGSARLQTVDAARHGRYARLVEHFARLTGTPLLINTSFNVRGEPIVCTAEDAYRCFMATNIDILVLDRFILRKCDQLSLPSQDAERFRQAFPPD, encoded by the coding sequence ATGACATCGATCCTCGGCATCTCCGCGTTTTATCACGATTCCGCCGCGGCCCTCGTGGTCGATGGCGAGATCGTGGCGGCCGCCCAGGAGGAGCGATTCTCGCGGGTCAAACACGACGCGGACTTCCCCCATCGGGCCGTGGAATACTGCCTCAAGGAAGCCGGTCTGACGCCGGCGGACTTGTCGCTGGTCTGCTTCTACGAGAAGCCCTTCCGGAAATTCGAGCGGCTGCTGGAAACCTATCTGGCGTATGCCCCGATCGGACTGCGGTCCTTCTGCCGCGCGATGCCCGTCTGGCTGACAAAGAAGCTGTTTCTTCGACGTGAGCTGAGCGCCGCGCTGGGACATGCGTATCGGCGGCAGTTCGCCTTTCCGGAGCATCACGAATCGCACGCCGCGAGCGCCTTCTTCCCCTCCCCCTTTGAGTCCGCCGCCATTCTGACCGTGGACGGAGTCGGAGAGTGGGCCACCACGACCATCGGCGTGGGAGAGGGCAACCGCATCCGCCTGCTTCGCGAGATCCGCTTTCCGCACTCGCTGGGACTTCTGTATTCCGCGTTCACCTCGTACTGCGGTTTCCGGATCAACTCCGGAGAGTACAAGTTGATGGGGCTCGCCCCCTACGGGAGTCCGCGGTACGCCACCGCCATCCGGGATCAGCTGATCGAGGTCCGGGACGACGGATCGTTTCGACTGAACCTCAAGTTCTTCCGGTATTGCCAGGGGCTCGTGATGACGTCCCCGGCCTTTCACCGACTGTTCGGCGGGGCGCCGCGGACGCCGGAGCAGCCGCTCTCCGAGCGGCAGATGGATCTGGCCGCATCGATCCAGGAAGTCCTCGAAGACGTCCTGCTGAGAATGGCCCGATACGCGGCCGATCTCACCGGGGAGCGGAATCTCTGTCTCGCCGGAGGGGTGGCGCTCAACTGCGTCGCCAATGGCCGCCTCCTTCGCGAGGGCCCCTTTGCTGATGTCTGGGTCCAACCGGCCGCGGGGGATGCCGGCGGGGCCCTGGGAGCGGCTCTCTTCGCCTGGCATCACCTGCTGGGGGAGCCGCGGACGGCGAACCCCCGTGACAGCCAGAAGGGGTCCTTGCTGGGCCCCGGCGTGACGGAGGCAGACGCCCGGCGCTGCCTGGACCGCGTCCAGGCAGTGTATCGGTCTGTCCCGGACGACGACGAGCTGTGCCGGAGCGTCGCCGAGTCGATTGCCGCGGGCGAGGTTGTCGGCTGGGTCCAAGGACGAATGGAGTTTGGACCGCGGGCGCTCGGCAGCCGGAGTATTCTGGGGGATGCGCGAAACCCCGGGATGCAGTCCGCCCTCAATCTCAAGACGAAGTTTCGCGAATCGTTCCGGCCCTTTGCGCCCTCCGTTCTCGAACATCGCGCGGCCGAGTTCTTCGATTGGCCAGCCGGCCGGTCGTCCCCCTACATGATGTTCGTGACCGGCGTCCGCGATCGTCCCGCAGTAGCCCGAGTCGACGACTGCAGCCTCCCTCCACTGGAGCGGCTGCGTGGAACAGGCGCCGCCCTCCCCGCCGTCACGCACGTCGACGGCTCCGCCCGTCTTCAAACGGTCGACGCCGCCCGTCACGGTCGATACGCCAGACTGGTGGAGCACTTCGCCCGACTGACGGGGACGCCGCTGCTCATCAATACGAGCTTCAACGTCCGTGGCGAGCCGATCGTCTGCACCGCGGAGGACGCCTACCGCTGCTTCATGGCCACGAATATCGACATCCTCGTTCTGGACCGCTTCATCCTGCGGAAATGCGATCAGCTTTCGCTCCCCTCCCAGGATGCCGAGCGTTTTCGCCAAGCGTTTCCGCCCGACTGA
- the aroF gene encoding 3-deoxy-7-phosphoheptulonate synthase — translation MIVVLKRGATAEMIQRMIRRVEDLGLKAHVIEGTERTVIAAVGEKRAETVRETLESCEEVEKVVPILASYKVASKETKPEATVVRARDLVIGGGHIGVIAGPCSVESEAQILESAKLVKAAGATGLRGGAFKPRTSPYAFQGMKEEGLKLLAAARDATGLAVVTEVMTPHHVEMVAKYADVLQIGARNMQNYHLLQAVGETRTPVLLKRGPSATIEEFLLAAEYILDQGNKDVVLCERGIRTFETHTRFTLPLATVPYLQEKTHLPVVVDPSHGTGIASLVLPMGLASVACGTDGLIIEMHPDPRKAMSDAQQTVSPAVFQQIMEQSKVVAAALGKTVG, via the coding sequence ATGATTGTCGTACTCAAGCGCGGCGCCACCGCCGAAATGATCCAGCGGATGATCCGCCGCGTCGAAGATCTGGGGCTCAAGGCCCACGTGATCGAAGGGACCGAGCGGACCGTCATCGCCGCCGTCGGAGAGAAGCGGGCCGAGACGGTCCGCGAGACGCTCGAGTCCTGCGAGGAGGTCGAGAAGGTCGTCCCGATCCTGGCCTCCTACAAGGTCGCCAGCAAGGAGACCAAGCCCGAGGCGACGGTCGTCCGGGCGCGGGACCTCGTGATCGGCGGCGGCCACATCGGCGTCATCGCCGGTCCGTGCTCGGTTGAATCCGAGGCGCAGATTCTGGAATCGGCCAAGCTGGTCAAGGCGGCGGGGGCGACGGGCCTTCGCGGCGGAGCCTTCAAGCCGCGGACGAGCCCTTACGCCTTCCAGGGGATGAAGGAAGAGGGGCTCAAGCTCCTGGCGGCGGCCCGCGACGCGACGGGGCTGGCGGTGGTGACGGAGGTCATGACGCCGCATCACGTCGAGATGGTTGCCAAGTACGCGGACGTCCTCCAGATCGGGGCCCGCAACATGCAGAACTATCATCTGCTGCAGGCGGTCGGCGAGACCCGGACGCCGGTGCTGCTGAAGCGCGGTCCCTCCGCCACGATCGAAGAGTTTCTGCTGGCCGCCGAGTACATCCTCGACCAGGGGAACAAGGACGTCGTGCTGTGCGAGCGGGGGATCCGGACGTTCGAGACCCACACGCGGTTCACGCTTCCGCTGGCGACCGTCCCCTACCTGCAGGAGAAGACGCACCTGCCGGTCGTGGTCGACCCGAGCCACGGAACGGGGATCGCTTCGCTCGTCCTGCCGATGGGCCTGGCCTCCGTCGCCTGCGGGACCGACGGCCTCATCATCGAGATGCATCCCGATCCGCGGAAGGCGATGAGCGACGCCCAGCAGACGGTCTCGCCCGCGGTCTTCCAGCAGATCATGGAGCAGTCGAAGGTCGTCGCAGCGGCCCTCGGGAAGACTGTTGGCTGA
- a CDS encoding DUF5989 family protein, which translates to MSDQDRGPVEFLNRAEEASPGIAREFIDFLRFNKKWWLIPIMVMLLLIGLLSLLSTTALAPFIYPLF; encoded by the coding sequence ATGTCTGATCAGGACCGCGGTCCCGTTGAGTTCCTCAATCGGGCGGAAGAGGCGTCTCCGGGTATTGCGAGGGAGTTCATCGACTTCCTTCGCTTCAATAAGAAATGGTGGCTCATCCCGATCATGGTGATGCTGCTCCTGATCGGCCTGCTCTCCCTCCTGAGCACGACGGCTTTGGCACCGTTCATATACCCATTGTTCTGA
- a CDS encoding multiheme c-type cytochrome → MNPLSPAYLGDGGCATCHAEEAKRHRGSGHSRTLLARDLALAFPDLAGREENNPEREGRIRFVRQGNDLVAEYRNGSNVESLPIQFAVGSGTHAVTFLTLLASPDDTPKGLEHRFSLFDQGKILALTPSHRREEVREPMERFGRLHHGRDVQGCLGCHSVTGQIQGTTVDDLRPGVGCESCHGPGREHAASMTEGGEASTILFAKGQASALGEVRMCGRCHRLPEMIVPPEPISEPKLARFQPVGLLNSACFQKARGQLRCTTCHDPHAATERDPAYYAAICLKCHSTGVPQARICPQSAQDRCVECHMPPVEVHPHIAFHDHWIRVRSDQADETREKRRP, encoded by the coding sequence ATGAACCCGCTGTCCCCCGCCTATCTCGGAGATGGCGGCTGCGCGACGTGCCATGCCGAGGAAGCGAAGCGACACCGCGGAAGCGGCCATTCCAGGACGCTTCTGGCCCGCGACCTCGCGCTCGCTTTTCCCGATCTCGCCGGGCGGGAAGAGAACAATCCCGAGCGGGAGGGGCGGATTCGATTTGTCCGGCAGGGGAATGATCTCGTCGCGGAGTACCGGAACGGCTCTAACGTGGAATCGCTGCCGATTCAGTTCGCCGTCGGGTCGGGGACGCATGCCGTGACCTTCCTGACATTGCTCGCGTCCCCGGATGACACCCCCAAGGGGCTTGAGCATCGATTCTCCCTTTTTGACCAGGGAAAGATCCTGGCCCTGACGCCAAGCCACCGGCGGGAGGAGGTCCGCGAGCCGATGGAGCGTTTCGGGCGATTGCATCACGGGCGCGATGTGCAGGGATGCCTCGGCTGCCACAGCGTGACGGGGCAGATCCAGGGGACGACCGTCGACGACCTTCGTCCCGGAGTCGGCTGCGAGAGCTGCCACGGCCCCGGCCGTGAACATGCGGCTTCGATGACGGAAGGCGGGGAGGCTTCGACCATCCTCTTCGCAAAGGGGCAGGCGTCGGCCCTGGGGGAAGTCCGCATGTGCGGGCGATGTCACCGGCTGCCGGAGATGATCGTTCCGCCGGAGCCGATCAGCGAACCGAAGCTGGCCCGCTTCCAACCGGTCGGTCTGCTCAACTCCGCCTGCTTTCAGAAAGCCCGTGGCCAGCTTCGCTGCACCACGTGCCACGATCCTCATGCCGCGACGGAGCGCGACCCCGCGTACTACGCGGCAATCTGCCTGAAGTGCCACTCCACCGGCGTTCCCCAGGCGCGCATCTGCCCGCAGTCCGCTCAGGATCGGTGCGTTGAGTGCCACATGCCGCCCGTGGAGGTGCATCCCCACATCGCGTTCCACGATCACTGGATCCGGGTACGTAGCGATCAAGCGGACGAGACACGGGAGAAACGCCGTCCATGA
- a CDS encoding SxtJ family membrane protein, which translates to MISLKKEPTSRDLRVFAVLQLPFCAIGLTKLIHGVPSWAVIGGVAASSVIAAVGAISPQRIVWIYRGWMRIAFPIGWCVSYGLLAATFYLILTPIGLMMRLAGHDPLHRRPNAGTTFWEERPPAPPADHYLRQF; encoded by the coding sequence ATGATCTCGCTCAAGAAGGAGCCGACTTCCAGGGACCTGCGGGTGTTCGCGGTTCTCCAGCTCCCGTTCTGCGCGATCGGCCTGACGAAGCTGATCCACGGCGTCCCTTCCTGGGCCGTCATCGGAGGGGTAGCCGCCTCAAGCGTAATCGCTGCCGTAGGAGCGATCTCGCCGCAGCGAATCGTCTGGATCTATCGCGGTTGGATGCGGATCGCCTTCCCAATCGGATGGTGCGTGTCGTACGGTCTCCTGGCCGCAACCTTCTACTTGATCCTGACTCCGATCGGACTCATGATGCGCCTGGCGGGGCATGATCCGCTTCACCGCCGTCCGAACGCCGGAACGACTTTCTGGGAAGAACGGCCCCCGGCTCCCCCCGCCGACCACTACCTCCGACAATTCTGA